The following coding sequences lie in one Miscanthus floridulus cultivar M001 chromosome 9, ASM1932011v1, whole genome shotgun sequence genomic window:
- the LOC136481150 gene encoding uncharacterized protein: MDRSNDMQRVRRSLEEGEEMVSKQKADWHDLDLDIQLEHVQAEIRRREQRCKYDNYISLQRAELDKAVETKHFELAKRVRTEQIALLNKALTDQHATYAQKIEQERALSNDALQKAREENDANIKNEKQRFESMIEQARAQLTTLENERLKMKTLIESFIQREEVRANMNIEVEDMICIPRRYMCVITNNECGPHVVMRFKIHSMKEMYSDLQKYYDSREQLAEFAITEPATVEYYILSQHLTAYFGYKGDAHLYYLNPVHGSEPSTALVKIDREEDVDKMVDAHAHERTKICHLYIVNGVGFYDEDGRPWQPDDEGHPWQPYEEDRLSGSADEEAEQDDTSRVMKKRRADEVAEQDDMSHAMNKHAS; this comes from the exons ATGGATCGTAGCAACGACATGCAACGAGTTCGGAGGTCCCTGGAAGAGGGGGAGGAGATGGTTAGCAAACAGAAGGCGGACTGGCACGATCTGGATTTAGATATACAGCTTGAACATGTCCAAGCTGAAATCAGGAGGAGAGAACAACGATGTAAATATGACAACTACATATCACTTCAGCGTGCCGAGCTGGACAAAGCGGTAGAGACTAAGCATTTTGAATTGGCCAAAAGAGTGCGGACAGAACAGATTGCCCTGCTGAACAAAGCATTAACTGATCAGCATGCCACCTATGCCCAGAAGATAGAGCAGGAGCGTGCTCTCTCAAATGATGCCTTGCAAAAG GCCCGTGAAGAAAATGATGCCAATATAAAGAACGAGAAACAACGCTTTGAGTCCATGATTGAGCAGGCAAGGGCACAATTGACAACGTTGGAGAATGAGCGCTTAAAGATGAAGACCCTCATTGAGTCCTTCATCCAACGAGAGGAGGTCCGTGCCAACATGAATATAGAG GTAGAAGATATGATATGTATACCACGGAGATACATGTGTGTAATAACTAATAACGAGTGTGGCCCG CATGTGGTAATGCGCTTTAAGATTCACTCCATGAAGGAAATGTACTCGGATCTACAGAAGTACTACGACAGTCGAGAACAATTGGCCGAGTTTGCAATTACAGAGCCAGCCACCGTTGAGTACTACATTCTGTCACAGCATTTGACAGCTTATTTTGGATACAAAGGAGACGCACATTTGTACTACCTGAATCCTGTTCACGGGAGTGAGCCATCAACTGCATTGGTAAAGATTGACAGAGAAGAAGATGTAGACAAAATGGTGGATGCACATGCTCATGAAAGGACAAAGATTTGTCATCTGTACATAGTGAACGGAGTTGGATTTTATGATGAGGATGGCCGTCCATGGCAGCCTGATGACGAAGGCCATCCATGGCAGCCTTATGAGGAGGACCGTCTATCGGGCAGCGCTGATGAGGAAGCTGAACAAGATGACACGTCTCGTGTGATGAAGAAACGACGCGCTGATGAGGTAGCTGAACAAGACGACATGTCTCATGCGATGAACAAACATGCTTCTTAG
- the LOC136481151 gene encoding ABC transporter G family member 39-like: MEFSDMLTELSRREKEANIQPDPDIDVYMKAISVEGQESVVIDYILKVGLEVCADTMVGDSMIRGISGGQKKRVTTAKALFMDEISTSLDSSTTYQIVNSLRQSVHILGGTALIALLQPAPETYELFDDIVLLSEGQIVYQGPRENVLEFFEAMGFKCPERKGVADFLQEVTSRKDQYQYWCRRDEPYRYISVNDFSEAFKAFHVGRKLGSELKEPFDRTRNHPAALTTSKYGISKMELLRACFSREWLLMKRNSFVYIFKVVQTWLRIPVFWAFPERAVFIDNEILVSLDNVGIWNLHAEKLDNWYRGQEVYVKVADPLGYNITEMVIPDNALHCGLLKERQTPQVHESNSKSSAQGDAGWSNKLLTTMILVVAAVIFS, from the exons ATGGAGTTTTCAG ACATGCTTACTGAACTTTCAAGAAGGGAGAAAGAAGCCAACATTCAGCCAGATCCTGATATCGATGTTTACATGAAG GCTATTTCCGTGGAAGGTCAGGAAAGTGTGGTCATAGATTACATCCTCAAGGTGG GTCTGGAGGTCTGTGCAGATACAATGGTTGGAGACTCTATGATCAGAGGTATCTCAGGAGGACAAAAGAAGCGTGTCACAACCG CTAAGGCGCTATTCATGGATGAAATCTCCACCAGCCTGGACAGCTCCACAACATATCAGATCGTCAACTCTCTAAGGCAGTCGGTCCACATCCTTGGTGGAACTGCACTTATCGCTTTGCTTCAGCCTGCGCCTGAAACATACGAGCTCTTCGATGACATTGTTCTCCTCTCTGAGGGCCAAATTGTATACCAGGGTCCTCGGGAGAATGTCCTTGAATTCTTTGAGGCCATGGGCTTCAAATGTCCTGAGAGAAAAGGTGTTGCAGACTTCTTGCAAGAA GTTACATCAAGGAAGGATCAGTACCAGTACTGGTGTAGAAGAGACGAGCCATACAGATACATCTCAGTTAATGACTTTTCAGAGGCGTTCAAAGCATTCCACGTTGGGCGTAAGCTGGGATCAGAGCTCAAGGAGCCCTTCGATCGCACCAGGAACCATCCTGCAGCTCTCACAACGTCAAAGTATGGTATCAGCAAGATGGAGCTTCTAAGAGCATGCTTTTCTAGGGAGTGGCTGCTGATGAAGAGGAACTCATTTGTTTATATCTTCAAAGTAGTCCAG ACCTGGCTTAGAATACCCGTGTTTTGGGCATTCCCTGAGCGCGCTGTCTTTATCGACAATGAGATCCTAGTCTCACTTGACAATGTTGGTATCTGGAATCTGCATGCCGAAAAGCTGGATAACTGGTACAGAGGGCAGGAGGTCTATGTGAAGGTTGCTGATCCACTAGGCTACAACATCACTGAAATGGTCATCCCGGATAATGCCCTACACTGTGGTCTACTGAAGGAGAGGCAAAC GCCACAGGTTCATGAGTCAAACAGCAAGTCGTCGGCGCAAGGCGATGCTGGATGGAGCAACAAACTCCTCACAACCATGATACTGGTCGTCGCAGCTGTGATCTTTAGTTGA